The following coding sequences are from one Motacilla alba alba isolate MOTALB_02 chromosome 4, Motacilla_alba_V1.0_pri, whole genome shotgun sequence window:
- the GPR78 gene encoding G-protein coupled receptor 78, producing the protein MDLAGVLLALLLVLVLVVSLLSNLLVLLCFVYSTEIRKQVAGVFLVNLSFCNLLLTVLNMPFTLLGILRNQQPLGGCVCKAVGFLETFLTSNTMLSMAALSIDKWIAVVFPLSYTSKMRYKDAVILMGYSWLHSLTFPLVSLFYSWVDYNSVYASCTLHLKEETERRRFTVFTIVFHSTSFMLSLVILCFTYLKVLKVARFHCKRIDIITMQTLVLLVDIHPSVKQRCLNEQKRRRQRATKKISIFIGSFVICFGPYIITRLIELIPFVTINYYWGIISKCLTYSKAASDPFVYSLLRQQYKKVLINIVNRILKRDLYPSSGYNSSLDTENDYCLHRTN; encoded by the exons ATGGACTTGGCAGGCGTGCTGCTGGCGCTGCTCCTCGTGCTGGTGCTGGTTGTCTCTCTGCTCTCCAACCTCCTGGTGCTGCTATGCTTCGTCTACAGTACGGAGATCCGCAAGCAGGTCGCCGGGGTTTTCCTGGTGAACTTATCCTTCTGCAACCTGCTTCTCACCGTTCTGAACATGCCTTTTACCCTGCTGGGCATCCTGAGGAACCAGCAACCCCTCGGGGGCTGCGTCTGCAAGGCGGTGGGTTTCCTGGAAACTTTCCTGACTTCCAACACAATGCTGAGCATGGCAGCGCTCAGCATCGACAAATGGATTGCCGTGGTGTTCCCCCTAAGCTACACCAGCAAGATGCGGTATAAGGACGCTGTGATACTGATGGGCTACTCGTGGCTCCACTCCCTCACTTTCCCCTTGGTATCCTTGTTTTACTCATGGGTAGATTACAACAGCGTTTACGCCTCTTGCACCTTGCACCTGAAGGAAGAGACGGAGAGGAGAAGGTTTACAGTGTTCACCATTGTCTTTCACTCCACCAGTTTCATGCTGTCTCTGGTGATCTTGTGTTTCACCTATTTAAAGGTGTTGAAAGTTGCCCGGTTCCACTGCAAGCGGATAGACATTATTACCATGCAGACTCTGGTTTTGCTGGTGGATATCCACCCCAG TGTGAAGCAGCGCTGTCTGAACgagcagaaaaggaggaggcAGCGGGCTACCaagaaaatcagtatttttatagGGTCGTTCGTGATCTGTTTTGGTCCTTACATTATCACCAG GTTGATAGAGCTCATTCCTTTTGTTACCATAAATTACTACTGGGGAATTATAAGCAAGTGCCTGACCTACAGTAAGGCTGCATCAGATCCGTTTGTTTACTCACTTTTACGTCAACAGTACAAAAAAGTTCTGATCAACATCGTCAACAGGATACTGAAGAGGGACCTGTATCCGTCATCGGGGTACAACAGTTCTCTCGATACTGAAAACGATTACTGTTTGCACAGAACAAACTGA